The DNA region TCACGTCGTCGAACCCGGCGACGGCCAGATCCTGCGGTACGTCCAGTCCCAGCTCGCGGGCCGCACGCAGCACGCCGATGGCCTGGTCGTCGGTCGCGCAGAAGACGGCGGTGGGCCGGTCGGGGCGGCTCAGCAGTTCGAGCGCGAGACGGTAGGTGTCGTAGCGGTTGTACGGCGCCTGGAAGAGGCGGCCCTCCAGCGAGCGCCCGGCCTCCTCCATCGCGCGGGACCAGCCCTCGACATGGTCGGTGACCGGGTCGCCCGACTCGGGCGTCGAGTCGATGCCGCCGAGGCAGACGACGTACTCGTGGCCGTGCTCCAGCAGATGGCGGGTGGCGAGCTGGGCGCCGCCGACGTCGTCGAGCACGACCGCGACGTCGTCGATGGCCTCGGGACGCCGGTGCAGCAGCACCACGCGGGCGTCCCAGGCGTCTATCTCCACGGCCGCGTGCTCGCTGGGGCCCTGGCTGATGAGGATCAGGCCGGAGACGCGCATCCCGAGGAAGGCCCGCAGATAGTGCACCTCGCGCTCGTCGAGGTAGTCGCTGTTGCCGACGAGGACCATCTTTCCGCGCTCGGCGGCGGCTTGCTCGACCGCGTGTGCCAGCTCCGCGAAGAACGGCTGCCGTGCGTCGGGGACGATGAGCCCTATCAGGTCCGTACGGCGGGAGGCCATGGCCTGGGCGACCCTGTCGGGCCGGTACCCGAGTTCCTTGATGGCGGCGAGCACGCGCTCACGCGTGGCCGGTGCGACGGGCCTCGGCCCGTTGTTGATCACATAGCTGACGACCGCGGTCGACGTACCCGCAAGCCTTGCCACATCGTCCCGCGTCACCCTGGCCACGCGCGCAGTCTACGCGGGATGCGTCCGCCGTTTGAGGGGCCCGTCGGTTACGGGCGCAGCCGGCGCCGGCACCGTCCCGGGAGCGTTCCCGTGGCGGCTCCGGCCCGGCTGTGCGCGGCCGTCAGCCGCGGGTACCGCCCGTGCCTCCGGTGCCGCCCGCGGTGTCCCCCGCGGCCTCGCGCACCAGCCGCGTGGCGGCCTCGGTCACGGCGCGGGCCTCCGCCTTCGCCTTCTTCTCCTGCGGCGTCGAGCCGTCCTTCTCGGGCGAGACGAAGCGGTAGCCGACGTTGCGCACGGTCCCGATCAGCGACTCGTGCTCAGGTCCGAGCT from Streptomyces marispadix includes:
- a CDS encoding LacI family DNA-binding transcriptional regulator translates to MARVTRDDVARLAGTSTAVVSYVINNGPRPVAPATRERVLAAIKELGYRPDRVAQAMASRRTDLIGLIVPDARQPFFAELAHAVEQAAAERGKMVLVGNSDYLDEREVHYLRAFLGMRVSGLILISQGPSEHAAVEIDAWDARVVLLHRRPEAIDDVAVVLDDVGGAQLATRHLLEHGHEYVVCLGGIDSTPESGDPVTDHVEGWSRAMEEAGRSLEGRLFQAPYNRYDTYRLALELLSRPDRPTAVFCATDDQAIGVLRAARELGLDVPQDLAVAGFDDVKEAALTDPPLTTVGSDREGMAKAAVELVLDDGLRVAGSRRQRVRQFPAGLVVRRSCGCGEPPKR